The following coding sequences are from one Gossypium hirsutum isolate 1008001.06 chromosome A12, Gossypium_hirsutum_v2.1, whole genome shotgun sequence window:
- the LOC107941784 gene encoding protein PHYTOCHROME KINASE SUBSTRATE 1 — MDGEKRKNTSLGDVSFSSYHTTAEEIFVHNFAEPGNRINHPQVAIGRLERNKTQVGEISVFGAENYFNMKLDDGDDDLLHPVGPRRWPGTPTASSEASWSSQSVLLPSFTGNRSVNKPKRVDGRSFFFSNLSCTGSCSDGKSVYVNQNVDHGRVHAKQVRRKLMEAKDKFDQMSAGSNREVCFRSPVLKLKRQMDDPRNSLEVFGSTAMKKGDITKNLERKLSMLTWDAIPNAPTISSVSRSSQAGDDVESDCSSDLFEIDNICGDGPAALFARPRPGHASDGMSSCMTPPYAPSGTSVEWSVVTAGAADCSFVSDYDVKKPNAVATKVAQRSRSGGILGCKSHKAAMVAETAYTRDGKTKSPSSIVPKKLFPY, encoded by the coding sequence ATGGACGGTGAGAAAAGGAAAAACACCAGTCTCGGTGACGTCTCCTTTTCTTCTTACCATACCACCGCAGAAGAGATCTTTGTTCATAACTTTGCAGAACCTGGGAATAGGATTAATCATCCCCAGGTTGCCATCGGACGACTAGAAAGGAATAAGACCCAAGTTGGTGAAATCAGTGTATTTGGAGCTGAAAATTACTTCAATATGAAACtcgatgatggtgatgatgatctGCTGCATCCGGTGGGTCCACGCCGCTGGCCTGGGACACCCACTGCCAGTTCCGAAGCAAGTTGGAGTAGCCAAAGCGTTTTGCTACCAAGTTTCACGGGGAATCGATCCGTAAACAAACCAAAAAGGGTTGATGGAAGGAGCTTCTTTTTCTCTAATCTTAGCTGCACCGGGTCTTGCTCCGATGGGAAATCTGTTTACGTCAATCAGAATGTTGATCATGGAAGGGTTCATGCAAAACAGGTGAGAAGGAAACTGATGGAagccaaagataagtttgatcAGATGAGTGCCGGTTCTAACAGAGAAGTGTGTTTCCGATCGCCGGTTCTGAAACTCAAAAGACAAATGGATGATCCACGAAATTCCCTCGAAGTATTCGGATCCACTGCGATGAAGAAAGGGGACATAACCAAGAACCTTGAAAGGAAACTGTCCATGTTAACTTGGGATGCCATCCCAAATGCCCCGACCATTTCATCTGTTTCGAGAAGTAGCCAAGCAGGCGATGATGTCGAAAGCGATTGCAGTTCAGATCTCTTTGAGATTGATAACATATGCGGCGATGGTCCAGCCGCGTTGTTCGCAAGGCCAAGGCCAGGGCATGCCTCGGATGGCATGTCTAGCTGCATGACACCACCGTATGCACCGAGCGGGACCAGCGTTGAATGGAGCGTCGTCACCGCCGGTGCAGCGGACTGCTCATTCGTTTCGGATTATGATGTAAAGAAACCAAACGCAGTCGCCACCAAAGTGGCGCAAAGAAGCCGATCAGGCGGGATATTGGGGTGCAAGAGTCACAAAGCAGCCATGGTTGCTGAAACTGCATACACAAGAGACGGAAAAACGAAGAGTCCAAGCAGCATAGTTCCTAAAAAGCTTTTTCCATACTGA
- the LOC107941781 gene encoding putative pentatricopeptide repeat-containing protein At1g74580 has protein sequence MSPALLPKHVAAVVKHQRDPLKALQMFNAVKKEDGFKHTLLTYKCMIDKLGFHGEFEAMEKVLLEMRLNVDSSLLEGVYIGCMRNYGRKQKVQEAIAVFERMDFYNCEPTVLSYNAIMNILVEYGYFNQAHKVYMRMRDKGIVPDVYTFTIRIKSFCRTKRPHAALRLLRNMPMLGCEINAAAYCTVVGGFFEENHHIEAYELFDEMLKLGIAPNITAFNKLIHILCKKGNVRESEKLLNKVMKRGVSPNLFTVNIFIQGLCRKGALNEAVSFLNGVAKEGLKPDVVTYNTLICGLCKSAKVVEAEIFLHKMVNEGLEPDGFTYNAVIDGYCKLGIIQNADKILNDAVFKGFIPDEFTYCSLINGLCQHGETDRAVAVFNEALGKGLKPNIIMYNTLIKGLSLQGLILQALQLMNEMSENGCSPNIWTYNIVINGLCKMGCVSDANNLLNDAIAKGYLPDIFTFNTLIDGYCKQLKVENAVEILNQMWNYDVIPDVITYNSVLNGLCKTSKSEDVMETFKTMMEKGCIPNVITYNILVESLCKARKVNEAMDLLEEIEKKGLSPDIVSFGTLIHGFCDNGDLDGAYQLFRRMGQRYKVCHTTATYNIMINAFSEKLKINMAEKLFHEMGENGYTPDSYTYRVMIDGFCKTGRVDSGYDFLLEKVTKGFIPSLTTFGRVINCLCVENRVNNAVGLIHLMVKKDIVPEIVNTIFESNKKEIAAPKIVVEDLLKKGHITYYAYDLLHDGVRDKKLLKKLQSG, from the coding sequence ATGAGTCCTGCTTTGCTTCCTAAACATGTAGCTGCAGTTGTAAAACACCAAAGGGATCCGCTCAAAGCGCTTCAAATGTTCAATGCAGTAAAGAAAGAAGATGGATTCAAGCATACTTTGTTAACCTATAAGTGCATGATTGACAAGCTTGGGTTTCATGGGGAATTTGAGGCTATGGAGAAGGTACTGCTAGAGATGAGACTGAATGTCGACAGCAGTCTGCTTGAAGGAGTTTATATCGGGTGCATGAGAAATTATGGACGCAAACAGAAAGTTCAGGAAGCCATCGCTGTGTTTGAAAGGATGGATTTTTATAATTGCGAGCCAACAGTTTTATCATATAATGCAATCATGAATATTTTGGTTGAATATGGATATTTCAATCAAGCGCACAAGGTGTATATGAGAATGAGAGATAAAGGGATCGTCCCCGACGTGTACACTTTTACGATTAGGATAAAGTCATTTTGTAGGACAAAGAGGCCTCATGCTGCTTTAAGGCTTCTTAGAAACATGCCTATGCTTGGATGTGAGATAAATGCAGCAGCTTATTGTACTGTAGTAGGAGGGTTTTTTGAAGAGAACCATCACATTGAGGCATATGAGTTGTTTGATGAGATGCTTAAGCTCGGAATTGCTCCAAATATCACTGCTTTTAATAAACTTATACACATTCTTTGCAAGAAGGGGAATGTTCGAGAAAGCGAAAAGCTGCTTAACAAGGTCATGAAGAGGGGAGTGTCTCCAAATTTGTTTACAGTCAATATCTTTATCCAAGGGCTTTGCAGAAAAGGTGCACTAAATGAGGCCGTTAGTTTTTTGAATGGTGTGGCTAAGGAAGGTCTGAAACCAGATGTTGTTACATACAATACCTTAATATGTGGCTTGTGTAAGAGCGCCAAGGTTGTAGAAGCTGAAATATTTTTGCATAAAATGGTGAATGAAGGTTTGGAGCCAGATGGTTTTACCTACAATGCTGTCATTGATGGATATTGCAAATTGGGCATAATACAAAATGCAGATAAGATTCTCAACGATGCAGTTTTCAAGGGTTTTATTCCCGATGAATTCACTTATTGTTCCTTAATTAACGGTTTATGCCAGCATGGTGAGACAGACCGTGCTGTGGCTGTATTTAATGAGGCTTTGGGGAAAGGATTAAAAcctaatattattatgtataacaCTCTTATCAAAGGGTTGTCTTTGCAGGGGCTGATTTTGCAAGCCTTGCAGCTGATGAATGAGATGTCGGAAAATGGTTGCAGTCCCAACATATGGACTTACAATATAGTTATAAATGGATTATGCAAGATGGGGTGTGTCTCTGATGCTAACAATTTACTGAATGATGCTATTGCGAAAGGTTACCTTCCggatatttttacatttaatactTTGATCGATGGATACTGTAAGCAGTTGAAAGTGGAAAATGCAGTTGAGATTTTAAATCAAATGTGGAACTATGATGTTATTCCTGATGTGATAACATATAACTCTGTGCTGAATGGCCTCTGTAAAACTTCGAAGTCCGAAGATGTCATGGAAACTTTTAAAACCATGATGGAGAAAGGGTGCATTCCCAATGTAATCACATACAATATACTTGTTGAGAGCCTCTGTAAAGCTCGAAAAGTTAACGAAGCAATGGACTTGCTCGAGGAAATAGAAAAGAAGGGTCTTTCTCCAGATATCGTTAGTTTTGGCACGCTGATCCATGGATTTTGTGATAACGGAGACCTGGATGGAGCATATCAACTGTTTAGAAGAATGGGACAAAGATACAAGGTTTGTCATACAACGGCGACGTACAATATTATGATCAATGCTTTTTCTGAGAAGCTAAAGATCAATATGGCTGAAAAGCTTTTCCATGAAATGGGTGAAAATGGTTATACCCCCGACAGTTATACGTATCGTGTCATGATTGATGGCTTCTGCAAAACGGGAAGAGTTGATTCAGGTTATGATTTccttctggaaaaagttacaaaaggGTTCATTCCATCGTTAACAACATTCGGACGGGTTATAAACTGTCTTTGCGTAGAGAATAGGGTTAATAATGCAGTTGGTCTCATCCACCTTATGGTGAAAAAGGACATTGTTCCTGAGATCGTGAACACCATTTTCGAGTCAAATAAGAAGGAAATTGCAGCTCCTAAGATAGTTGTAGAAGATTTGTTGAAAAAGGGTCATATAACTTATTATGCATATGATCTTCTTCATGATGGAGTTAGAGATAAAAAGCTGCTAAAAAAGCTTCAGAGTGGgtaa
- the LOC107941782 gene encoding pentatricopeptide repeat-containing protein At1g74600, chloroplastic, whose amino-acid sequence MRSVLNKQFHTHISYSSCKCISTLAAIEAPSIYSVENDETSPTFSSTSNFVIDYRRSRNYTIKSTKILHAHLLQTSKLQTDIFVANNLLDRYCQWGSMEEAVKLFDKMPEPTVTSWNTLISGFNYKKLFESSCLWFSKMWISGFEPDEISYRNVLAACVAMQSISFGKQVYSVTMKNGLNSNGYVRTGMIDLFAKCCAFWDALRVFYDVSSCENVVCWNGIISAAVRNEENWIALDLFVQMGKQFLMPNSFTFSSVLTACAALKELEIGKEVQGWIIKCGAVDVFVGTALIDFYVKSGDMDEAVNVFSWMPTRNVVSWTAIISGFVQKDDYINALKFFKEMRYMNLEVNNYTATAVISACAKLNMIEEATQIHSWIIKSGFCMDSVIQVALVNMYSKIGVIGMAEIVFKEMESIRSSADTLAVLISSFAQKQSSQYVIELLRRMLKEGVRPDRFCTSSVFSVIECLKLGRQMHCYTLKTGLIFDLSVETSLFTMYSKCGSLEESLKVFQSMPVHDNISWASMIAGFTEHGYAERAVQMFKDMQSEDKPDQMTLSATLSACSSLSCLRKGKEIHGYAIRAGLGNEAVICSTLITVYSKCKALQLARKVFDMLVQKDLVSYSSLISGYAQSGLVQEALSLFCAMMNSNLAINSYTLSSILRACALPNKSGIGNQLHALVIKVGLDSEVSVGSSLVMMYSECGSIKDCETAFNEIDKPDLVGWTAMISSYAQHGKGLGALRIYEVMKKQGINPDPITFVKVLCACSHSGLIEEGHYHLNSMAKDYGIQPNCRHYASMVDILGRSGKLKEAEKFINNMPIEPDAFIWGTLLAACKVHGDVELGRLAAKKVIELEPSAAGAYVSLSNICADMGEWEGALEIRSLMEGSGARKEPGWSSM is encoded by the coding sequence ATGCGTTCTGTTTTGAATAAACAATTTCATACTCATATCTCTTACTCTTCTTGTAAATGTATCTCAACTCTCGCGGCCATTGAAGCCCCATCTATATACAGCGTAGAAAATGATGAAACAAGTCCAACTTTTTCTAGTACTTCTAACTTTGTCATTGATTACAGAAGATCGAGAAACTATACAATTAAAAGCACGAAAATTTTACATGCCCATTTACTCCAAACGTCAAAACTTCAAACCGATATCTTTGTTGCAAATAATTTGCTTGATAGGTACTGCCAATGGGGTTCAATGGAAGAAGCTGTCAAGTTGTTTGATAAAATGCCTGAACCAACCGTAACTTCATGGAATACTCTGATTTCTGGCTTTAATTACAAGAAGTTGTTTGAGAGTTCTTGTTTATGGTTTAGCAAAATGTGGATTTCCGGTTTTGAACCTGATGAGATTAGTTATAGAAATGTGCTTGCGGCTTGTGTTGCTATGCAAAGTATTAGTTTTGGCAAGCAGGTTTATTCAGTTACGATGAAAAATGGGCTTAATTCGAATGGGTATGTTCGTACTGGAATGATTGACTTGTTTGCAAAATGTTGTGCCTTTTGGGATGCTTTGAGGGTGTTTTATGACGTTTCAAGTTGTGAGAATGTGGTCTGTTGGAATGGTATTATATCTGCAGCTGTTAGGAACGAAGAAAATTGGATTGCTTTGGATCTTTTTGTTCAAATGGGAAAGCAGTTTTTGATGCCTAACAGTTTTACCTTCTCAAGTGTTTTGACTGCTTGTGCTGCACTCAAAGAGCTTGAGATTGGAAAAGAAGTTCAGGGGTGGATAATTAAATGTGGTGCAGTAGATGTCTTTGTGGGAACTGCCTTGATCGATTTCTATGTCAAGAGTGGAGACATGGATGAAGCTGTGAATGTATTTTCATGGATGCCTACGCGAAATGTTGTTTCTTGGACTGCTATAATTTCTGGATTTGTGCAGAAGGATGATTATATCAATGCGCTCaagttttttaaagaaatgagatATATGAACTTGGAAGTAAACAACTACACTGCTACTGCTGTGATTTCTGCTTGTGCTAAACTAAACATGATTGAAGAGGCAacacaaatccattcatggaTTATAAAGAGTGGATTTTGTATGGATTCGGTAATACAAGTTGCTTTGGTAAATATGTACTCAAAAATAGGAGTCATTGGTATGGCTGAAATAGTGTTCAAAGAGATGGAAAGCATAAGGAGTTCCGCAGATACATTAGCTGTGTTGATTTCTTCTTTTGCTCAGAAACAGAGTTCTCAATATGTAATTGAATTGTTAAGGAGAATGTTAAAAGAGGGTGTGAGACCGGATAGGTTTTGTACGTCTAGTGTCTTTAGTGTGATAGAATGTCTAAAACTAGGGAGGCAGATGCACTGTTACACTCTTAAAACTGGGTTGATCTTTGATCTTTCCGTTGAGACTTCTCTTTTCACAATGTACTCCAAATGCGGTAGTTTAGAAGAATCATTAAAAGTATTTCAGAGTATGCCTGTCCACGACAATATTTCATGGGCTTCAATGATTGCTGGGTTTACAGAACATGGCTATGCAGAACGTGCTGTTCAAATGTTCAAAGACATGCAGTCTGAAGACAAACCTGATCAAATGACTCTAAGTGCAACTCTTTCTGCATGCTCTTCTCTTTCTTGTCTGCGTAAAGGCAAAGAAATTCATGGCTATGCAATCCGTGCAGGTCTTGGCAATGAAGCAGTTATTTGTAGCACACTTATAACTGTATACTCAAAATGCAAAGCACTACAATTAGCAAGAAAGGTATTTGACATGCTTGTCCAAAAAGATCTTGTATCATATTCATCCTTGATTTCTGGGTATGCTCAAAGTGGTTTAGTTCAAGAGGCACTGTCGCTTTTTTGTGCAATGATGAACTCTAATTTGGCCATAAACTCTTACACACTTTCATCCATCCTTAGGGCTTGTGCACTTCCAAACAAATCAGGCATTGGGAATCAACTGCATGCACTTGTCATAAAAGTGGGCTTAGATTCAGAAGTTTCTGTTGGAAGTTCACTTGTTATGATGTATTCTGAATGTGGGAGCATTAAAGATTGTGAAACTGCATTCAACGAGATAGATAAACCTGATTTGGTAGGTTGGACAGCTATGATCTCAAGCTACGCTCAGCATGGAAAAGGTTTAGGGGCCCTAAGAATCTATGAGGTCATGAagaaacaaggaatcaaccctgacCCTATAACTTTCGTTAAGGTTTTATGTGCCTGTAGTCATAGTGGGCTGATTGAAGAAGGTCACTACCATCTCAACTCAATGGCCAAAGACTATGGGATTCAACCTAATTGTCGTCACTATGCCTCCATGGTTGATATTCTTGGTCGGTCTGGGAAATTGAAAGAAGCTGAAAAGTTTATAAACAACATGCCTATTGAGCCTGATGCCTTCATTTGGGGAACACTACTGGCTGCATGTAAAGTACATGGAGATGTTGAACTTGGAAGGCTCGCAGCCAAAAAGGTTATTGAGTTAGAACCAAGTGCTGCAGGAGCTTATGTTTCCTTATCTAATATCTGTGCTGACATGGGTGAGTGGGAAGGAGCCCTAGAGATCAGAAGCCTGATGGAGGGAAGCGGGGCGAGGAAGGAACCTGGTTGGAGTTCTATGTGA